A single genomic interval of Pogoniulus pusillus isolate bPogPus1 chromosome 24, bPogPus1.pri, whole genome shotgun sequence harbors:
- the LOC135186289 gene encoding LOW QUALITY PROTEIN: E-selectin-like (The sequence of the model RefSeq protein was modified relative to this genomic sequence to represent the inferred CDS: inserted 1 base in 1 codon; substituted 1 base at 1 genomic stop codon) — MVAIQNKEEINCLNNFLPFSPGYYWIAIRKIHEVWTWIRTNKEPTEETENWASGEPNGKGNNENCVETYIRRGKDDGKWNEEKCEKKKVACATHGHGECIETINNHSCHCHPGFYGPDCEFVETCDPLRKPDHGSLQCSHLLESFSYNSSCTVQCEEGYELTALASVCCTSSGLWSACLAACQAVTCPALGKPANGAVNCSHPSVELTXGATCEFTCEEGLTLTGAATLHCGSPGAWNKQQPSCAAVRCEAVGRLEGGFVTCGHAAADLSSGSRCDCCCKEGCVLDGPSSTEYTAQGQWSEPAPKCKVVQSEPLRTPEKGSVDCSHGAGNFTCNTAYLFSCLEGRKLSGSRVLECSPSGNWSASLPTCEASEQASYISXGIAATSASLVSTASFLLWLAKRFQRKVKKCTPSSCHSLTTECSFHKCWPECLTPGVSEPKPSFLTSQGSGE; from the exons ATGGTTGCCATTCAGAATAAGGAGGAAATCAACTGTCTCAATAACTTCTTGCCCTTCAGTCCGGGTTACTACTGGATTGCAATCAGAAAAATTCATGAGGTATGGACCTGGATCAGAACTAACAAAGAACCAACAGAAGAGACAGAAAACTGGGCTTCTGGTGAGCCAAATGGCAAAGGGAACAATGAGAACTGTGTTGAAACCTACATCAGAAGAGGAAAGGATGATGGCAAATGGAATGAGGAAAAGTGTGAGAAAAAGAAGGttgcctgtgccacaca TGGCCATGGAGAATGCATAGAGACTATTAACAACCACAGCTGCCACTGTCACCCTGGATTCTATGGGCCTGACTGTGAGTTTG TTGAGACTTGTGATCCGCTGAGGAAACCTGATCATGGGagcctgcagtgcagccatCTGTTGGAGAGCTTCAGCTACAACTCATCCTGCACAGTGCAGTGTGAGGAAGGATATGAACTGACTGCACTGGCATCTGTATGCTGTACCTCTTCTGGACTCTGGTCTGCCTGCCTTGCAGCATGCCAAG CTGTGACCTGTCCTGCCTTGGGAAAGCCTGCTAATGGAGCTGTGAACTGCTCCCACCCCTCTGTGGAGCTGACCTGAGGTGCCACCTGTGAGTTCACTTGCGAGGAAGGGCTCACCCTGACAGGAGCAGCCACACTGCATTGTGGGTCTCCTGGGGCCTGGAACAAGCAGCAGCCATCCTGTGCAG CTGTGAGATGTGAGGCTGTAGGTAGGCTAGAAGGAGGCTTTGTGACCTGTGGCCACGCTGCTGCAGATCTGAGCTCTGGTTCACGTTGTGATTGCTGCTGCAAGGAGGGCTGTGTTCTGGATGGCCCCTCCAGCACGGAGTACACAGCACAGGGACAGTGGTCAGAGCCAGCACCAAAATGCAAAG TTGTGCAGAGTGAACCACTGAGGACTCCTGAGAAGGGCTCTGTGGATTGCTCACATGGTGCTGGGAACTTCACCTGCAACACAGCCTACCTCTTCAGCTGTCTAGAAGGACGGAAGCTCAGTGGCTCTCGTGTTCTTGAGTGCAGCCCGTCAGGAAACTGGAGTGCCAGTCTGCCTACATGTGAAG CTTCTGAACAAGCCAGCTACATCT GTGGCATAGCAGCCACCAGTGCCTCTCTGGTGTCCACAGCATCATTCCTCCTTTGGCTTGCAAAACGTTTCCAAAGAAAAG TGAAGAAATGTACTCCTTCCAG ctgccacagcctAACCACTGAATGCAGCTTCCATAAGTGCTGGCCAGAATGTCTGACTCCAGGTGTTTCAG